The DNA window TCGGTAATATTGCCTGCGACATCCAGCTCCACCCCCTGCGAGCGCACGCGCCCGGCGGTGCGGGTCACGGTTTCGCCATTCACCAGTTCGCTGACCATCACGTTGCGTTTGGTGATATCGAACAGGGCTAAAGTACCGGTGACACCGTTCGGCAACTCAACCTTGCTGCCCACTTCCCAGGCCTTGCCCTGTTCCGGCGGTAGCGAACCAATCTGGCTGGCGATGGAAGAGTTTGGTTTGAAAGACTCGGTATAGCTGCTGTACAGCGACACATACGGCGTCAGCTTGTAGACCACCCCGGCGCGGGGCACCAGTTTGCCATCGGAGCTGTCGGTATTGGTGACAAACGGCCGCCCTTTGCCGGCAAACACGTCAAAGGCGTCGTAACGCAGTCCGCCCATCACCAGCCATTTATCGGTCAGCTGCACGGAGTCCTGCATAAACCAGCCGTAGCTGGTGAGGTTTTCACGCTGATCGCTGTCTTTGGCGCTGACGGCGTTCGAGGTAGGCATCTGGCCGTAAACAGGGTTGTAGATATTGAAATCGCTGTTCTTCTTGCCGCGGATCATATCGCCGCGGTAGGTGCGATTATCTTCAAAATCAAAGCCGAACAGCATTTGGTGGTTGATGCTGCCCCAGTCGACGTCACCGTTGAGCGTCAACTGCACCGCGTTGGCATGGCTGACCGCATGGGCGGTGGAGTCGGCCTGGCGCGACAGCACGCCGGTTTCAGGATCCAGAGCCAGCGCACGTGCCTGGTTGTCGCTGTAGCTGTTGCGACTGTAGGCGTAGGTCAGTGAGCTTTTCCAGCTCTCGTTCAACACCTGATCAACCTGCAGGGTAACGCTGTCCTGATCGCCACGCGTGGCGTTATAGCTTTCGTCGAAGCGACGATCGCGCGGCGTATTCACCGGTTTGCCGGTACGCGAATCGATGATGGTACCGCGATCGAACGGCACCAAATACTCCATATGCTCGTAGGCAACGCGCACCGTGGTGCTCTCGCCGAACCACATCAGCGACGGTGCGATCACCGTCTGACGGTTGCGGCCGAAGTTACGCCAGTAGTCGGTCTCGTCGTGATCGACAATCATCCGATAGGCGAATCCTGAAGTCCCCAGCGGCCCGGTCACGTCCAACTGGCCGCCACCGCCCTTGAAGCTGCTGCCCCAGCCTTCCACATGGGTGTGCTGCTGCAACTGCGGCTTTTTGGTGATCATATTGATCATCCCGCCCGGTTCACCCATGCCGTACAACATCGAGGCCGGGCCTTTCAGCACCTCAACCCGTTCGGTGGTTGGGGTAAAGTTACGTGCCTGCACCGAGCGCACGCCGTCGCGCAGAATTGAGCCGTCGCGGTTATCACCAAAACCACGCTTCATTACCGCGTCCTGAGTCCCCCCCAACGTATTCGCCTGGGTGATGCCGCTGACGTTATACAGCGCTTCATCCAGGCTGCTGACCGCCTGATCGGTAATCACCTGCTGCGGCACCACGTCGATAGCCTGCGGCACGTCCAGCAGGCTGGTTTCCGTGCGGGTGCCGGTCACGCTGGTCAGCGGCTGATAGCTTTGTACGCCATCGGCCTGTGCCTGGCCAACCACCACCAGGGTTTCGCCCTTCTCTGCGGTTTTGTCGGCACCGATCGCCGGTACACAGGCGCAGGCCGCCAGAGGCAGTGCACACCACCAGCCACGTTGGGTGTTATTCATTATTTAACTGACTCCAATAGGTCCCTGAAAAAGGTAACGGCAAAAATTGTTGATATAACTGCTTAAAGGTCTGCTGCGGGTTGATGTCTGCAAACAGATCCGGATAGAAGGTTTTGGCGAACATCTCAACCGCGACAACGTGATAAGGGCTGAGATAAAAGTTGTGCCAAATGCTCCAGGCCTGGTGATTTTTTATGGCTTTCAGGTTGGCGAGCATCGGTTGTTTTTGCATCACCCGGCTAAAGCTCTCATCGGCTTCCTGCTGGGTGACCAGCGGCCCAAGGCGCAGATCGGAAAAATGCTTGCCCTGCGGCCCGGCCATGCCGGTGGCGATGTAGATGTCAGGATTGGCGGTCAGAATGGTTTCCGGGTTCAGCTCACCGTAGACGCCTTTGATACTGGCGTTGGCAATATTGTCGCCGCCGGCAAAGGTCAGCAAGTCACCGAGGTTGCCATGGGCCGCCGTGGTGCAGCAGGTTTCGCGCCGCCCGAGGTGCAGGTGCAACATCACCTTGGGTTTCGGCCCCTGATAACCGGCCAGCCGCTGCTGGATCACCGCCATATGCTGTTGATAGAAGTTGATGAACTGCTCTGCGCGCGGCTGACGGTTAAGCACTTCGCCCAACAGGCGGACGCTAGGCACGGTGTTGTTCAGCAGATCGACCCGTAAATCGACGTAGATCACCGCAATGCCGGCCTTGCTCAACGCACTCAGCAATAAATCACTGTCACCCTCTTCCCGCGCATAGCGCGCGAGGATCACTAAGTCCGGCTTCAAGCGGATCAGGTTTTCAATATTTACCTGGCGGAAATTGCCCTTGCTGATAGAGGGGATCGCTTTGATCTGCGGAAATTTCTGCGTGTAGAGTTGCCAGCTTTGCGCATCGAAACGCGCCATATCTTCCGGCCAGCCAACGATACGTTGGGCGGGGTTTCCCGGTTCGAGCAGCGCCAGGGTATACAACATGCGGCTCTCGCCCAGCACAATACGCTGCGGATTGTCCGGCACCTCAACCTGACGCCCCGTAATGTCAGTGACCATTTTTGCCTGAACGCCAAAAAAGCCGAACAGCAGGGAAAGCAGCAGAAAAATGAGGGAATTGCGCATCAGTGAGCCGGATTAGCCAAAATATGCGCGCATGATAATCACTCTCATTAGCACTTTCAATCACAACAGGCAAAGAGCGAGTCAAATCCGCTGAATTACGCAGTTTCGTCACTGATGCGTGCAAAACCGCTATAAATACGGTTTTATTAAGTTAAAAAAGCGGTCGATAGTCCGCTAGCGGGTGAGCCAGATTGGCCGATAATTAAAGGAGGGGCAGAGATGACTCAACAGATTATTCCACTGACCGAGTGCCCAGAGTTTAGCGACGTTTGTGCCGCATGGGCCTTTGGCCAATGGGGTTCGCAGCGCGGCGGTTCTCTGGAACGCACGCGTCAACGCTTTGCCCAATGCGCGCAACCGAGTGAAGACTACACCACCTTGTTGATGCTTGAAGACGGACGTCCGCTGGGCATGGCCAGCCTGTGGCCGAGTGACGATCATCACCGGATGGACCTTTCCCCCTGGCTGGCTGGGGTGTTTGTTCATCCTGACCATCGCCGTCAGGGCATTGCACAGCGTCTGGAGGCCGCCATCGTCCAACTGGCACGCCAACGCAACCATCCCGTATTGCACCTGATCACTGATAAATCAGAACCGCTATATACGGGTTGGGGCTGGCAAACTATCGAACGTCGGCAGCAATATGATGGCCAGGTGGTGGTGATGGAGAAAAGGCTTTAGCTAACGCGGAGTACAGACGTACACCAGCGCCGGCGGGAAGTTACGCACTACCCGCAGTCGTTTCCAGTGGAAGTAGCGGGACAGTAATTTTTCCGACAGGTGACTGTACTGGAACAGTACCAGCGTGCCATTGCGTGCACGCAGGCACTGCTGCGCCTGCTGTAAAATACGGATGCTGATTTTAAGCGGAATTGACAGCAGCGGCAGGCAGGAGAACACCACGTCATAATCGCGAGCCATCTGTTCCGCCGATCGGTCCATTACCTGCAGGCGGCGATCGTCGATTTTCCGCAATTGATGGACAAAGTTTGATTGAATTTCAAAAGCTTCCAGCGAAGCATCGGCGCGCATGCGTCCCAATATGCGCTTGGTCAGCACGCCGTCCGCCGCACCCAGCTCCGCGATCGACAATGCGCCTGTCCATTCAATCTGATTGAGCATCGCCTGGCACAGCCAGGGGGAAGAAGGCGCCAGGGTGCCAATGGTGCGTGGCGAAGCCATAAACTGCTGGAGATAGGAAAAGTGGTTCTTCAGTTGCAGCCGTGTCGCATTTAACATTGGGGCCTCCTTAGGTTGAGTAGCCACCAATCTGAACTCAATTCCTTAAGTATTCATTAACATGTGTCCTAAAACCACCGACACAGTTGTAATAAAATGCAACTGACAACCGAAAAAAACGGCTGTGGATAATGATCATCGGGTTAGCCAATAATGGCCTTTCCGGTCAGATTATTATCCACAACCGTTTATTTTATCGGCCACTTATTTAAGTGACCGATTTTAATTTACTGCCTGATAATTACCGATAGATTTCCGCATTACCACGCCAGTTGCTGGAGTCCCCCGGGGTGTCCAGCCCAATAATACGCAGATGGCTGGCGCCATCCGCCTGAGCTTTTTCTTTCAGCGCGTGAACCGCATCAGCCGGTGAACCACTGACACCGGAAACCGATACTACGCCAAGGCTCTGCAGGCCACTGGCTTGTTCAGTGTTGACCTGTTTTACCGATGACAGCGGCGCTGCAAAGGAAGAAAACGAAGCGGCTGCCAACAGAACTGCTGCGATGCCAGGTAATAGTTTCATGATTAACTCCAGGTGTTTTTGTTTATTTCGTCGTATCAGTGGAGTTAATTATCCGCCAGGCAGTGAAAATGGACGTAATCCAATGTAAAGAACATCAATCATTGTGACGAAAATAAGGAGAAGGTGAGTGCAGATATGTCTTACAGGGAATAATAGCGGTCTACACAGCGACTCTACTCCCGGCGGATGACAATTAAAAGTCCGTTTGGTCAATCAAAAGATAAAAACCTCACTTTTAAGATTTCTCTCCCACCTGCAGGTGGCTGAACTACGCTATTGCTGAAGGTTACCATTTTGGAAGGACTCTCTATGTCACAAACCTTACTACGTGTACGCGATGGCCATGGCGCCTCGGTTTCGTTCTCGGAACTGTTGTTCGATCTGATCTACGTTTTTGCCGTTACCCAACTTTCCCACTATCTGCTGCATCATCTGACGTTAACCGGTGCGCTGGAAACCCTGTTGTTATGGTTCGCCGTCTGGTTGGCGTGGCAATACACGGCCTGGGTCACTAACTGGTTTAACCCGGATACTCGCCCGATTCGCATCCTGCTGTTCGCCATCATGCTGTTGGGGTTGTTCGCCTCATCCGCGCTGCCGCAGGCATTTGGTGAACGAGGACTGACGTTCGCACTATTTTACGTGGCAATCCAGGTTGGCCGTTCACTGGTAGTCCTGAATCTGTTACCGGCCCACCATCCGCTAAAACAAAACTTCCAGCGCATTCTCGGCTGGATGTGCATCTCGGCGATTTTCTGGATCCTCGGTGGCCTGACGGAGGGCAACCATCGACTGCTGCTGTGGGCCGTGGCGGTCCTGTGTGAATACGTTTCGCCGATGTTCGGTTTCCGCTTACCGGTGCTTGGCCGTTCCGACAGCAGCAGCGAATGGACGATTGAAGGCCATCACCTGGCAGAGCGCTGCCAACTGTTTGTCATTGTGGCACTGGGGGAAACCATTCTGATCACCGGTTCCACCCTCAGCGAAATGGAGTCCTGGACAGCGCCGGTGCTGATTGCGTCACTGGTGGCCTTTCTCGGCAGTCTGGCGATGTGGTGGGTTTATTTCGATACCAGCAGCAAAGCCGGCAGCCATGCCATCAGTCAGGCAGCAAACCCTGGCCAGTTGGGTGCCTATTTCCATTATGTCCATGTGGTACTGGTGGGCGCGATCATCGTCTGCGCCGTCGCCAATGAACTGGTGATCGCCCACCCTGACGGCCACATCAATAACGTGACGGCAGCGGTGCTACTGCTGGGCCCGGCAATTTATCTGCTCGCCAATGCGCTGTACAAGAGACTGGTGTATCGCCGTTTCCCGCTGTCGCACTTACTGGGGCTGATCGCGCTGGCGGTGCTGGCACCGATTGCCTATCTCACCGATTTATTGATGGTGAACGGCCTGACCACGCTGATTATGGTGGCCGTGGCGGTATGGGAAAGCATCTCGCGTGGCAAAGCGTCACAGGCTAACCGCGACGCTATCATATAAGGAAAGAAGCAGGGGGCCTCGCCCCCGGCCGTGATGCTTACTTCAGCGATTGCGGCAACGTCAAGACCCAGAGTTCGCTGAGCGACTCCGGTTTTTCCAGCGGCTGCAATTCGATACGGGTCGAGACGGTTTTGCCATCCAGGCTCAGCTTGCCCTGTTGATCCAACTGATAATCGCCGATTTTCTTCCCCTCCGGTTGCGCGTCTACCAGCTTGGCCTGCAGGCCAAAGTCATTATCGTTGATGACGACTAATGTGCGATCGTCAATCAACGACAAACCTTCCACTTTCTCCTGCTGCCAGCCCAATTTGCGCAGATCCACCACTTCACGCTTCTGGGCCAATTTCACGCCACGTTTGGCGAGATCTTTCGCATCGTCAAATTCCAACGCCTTGCCCTTGCCGTCAAAATTCGTCAGGTCGGTTGCCTGGCTGAGATCGACCAGATAGATCTTGTTGATCATCTGCTTGTCTTTGTCGCTGCCCTGCTCAACCAACAGGATGTGCTGATTATCGACCGCCACAATGTCGCCGACCTTGGCGTCTTTGGCCTTTTTATAGCTGTCGATATCGATCGGATAGCCGTACATCACCGTTTTACCGCTGGCGGGATCAAAACTGACCAGGCGGGTGAACTGCGCCTTGTTCTTGCTTTTACCCTCAACGTCGAGCGTGCTCTGTACCGCCGCTAAAATCCGTCCGTCCGGCATCCGGGTTATGCCCTCAAAGCCGCGATTCGGCTGGCGCCACTTGATGATATTCGGCAACCCACCGGCCACCGCCTGCTCGCCCTGTTCTGGCGTTGGGCCATATTTGGCAAGGATTTTGCCCTGGCTGTCGATATGGATCAGGAACGGACCGTATTCGTCACACAACCAGTAACCGCCCTTGCCGTCCGCAGTGATACCTTCGGTATCCAGCCCGCGCCGGTCGCTCTGCAAGGTTTTCAGCGTATCGCTCAGCGCCACTTCGTTGGTTGAACCAATCAGGCCCGCCGGCAGCGGCAACCCGCTGATCGGCCCTTGCTGGTCATGCAGCGGGCGTGAATTGCCTGCAACGGCCTTGCCGCCGCCGACGCGAATATCCATCAACAACGGAACAAACTCCGGATTGGCGAAAATTTTCGCTTCCTGTTCACCCACCGCAGGTGCATCGGCATTGGGGCCGCGATCGGTCAGGGTGGTCAACAGCAGATCCTGGCCTTCACGGCCATTGAATACCAGCCCCGAACCAATGCCTACAGGCAACCCCTGTGGGAAATTCCTGGCGAACGCGCCTTGATAGCTCACATGCTCGCCGCCGGGGAAGCTGACCACGTAGCGCGCCACCTCAACGTCGGTGGCGGCATAAGAAAACAGAGGGAACAACGAACTGATTAACAGCGAAACCGATTTTATTTTCATGGTTATGGCTCAGAGTTAAGGGGATGAAGTTGGCAGCTTGCTAAGGTATTAGTCCTGCATGACGATTTGATGACAAGACAGACCTAATGCCCTGAATTTTCGTGAAAATTAAATATAGCAAATAGGAATTAACAATTAACCCTGATAAACCCAATGGAAAAATCATATGAGAAATCGAAAATAGCCATGGCTATTTTCCGCCAGAAATACCTATACCGCTTAAGCTTAGGGTAAATTCTTATAACAGCGATAAAAAAATCAGCAAACGCACTGCAAAGCCACATATATAGCCGCATTCGCATAGACAAAGTTAATTAGCAGGGATTTAATATCTGTCGTTATTCAAGGTTCATTAAGAATAATCCTGATAGAAACCTGCATTAATTGAAAAAGGTGTTCTATAGTTTTTAGTGCTAACGCCCGTTAGTATTTTCCGTAGGATGGAGTCTATGTCAAAGCGACTTTTTGCCGAATTTTTTGGCACATTTTGGTTGGTGTTCGGTGGTTGTGGTAGCGCAGTATTAGCAGCAGCATTTCCACAGCTGGGTATTGGTTTTCTTGGTGTCGCGCTCGCTTTTGGTTTGACCGTGGTCACCATGGCTTATGCCGTTGGCCATATTTCTGGCGGGCACTTTAACCCGGCGATTACCGTGGGATTGTTTGCCGGCGGCCGTTTCGCCGCTAAAGACGTGATCCCCTATGTGATTGCTCAGGTTATTGGCGGGATTGCTGCAGCGGCGGTGTTGTATTTGATCGCCAGCGGCAAGGCAGGTTTTGACGCTACCGGCGGCGGCTTTGCCTCCAACGGTTACGGTGAACACTCACCGGGCGGCTATTCTCTGCAGTCCGCAATCGTAATCGAATTGGTCCTGACCGCATTCTTCCTGATCGTTATTCATGGTGTCACAGATAAACGTGCGCCTGCGGGCTTTGCTCCATTGGCCATTGGTTTGACGTTAACCCTGATTCACCTGATCAGTATTCCGGTTACCAATACTTCCGTTAACCCGGCGCGTAGTACCGGCGTAGCAATATTCCAGGGAACCTGGGCATTGCAACAACTATGGGTATTCTGGCTGGTGCCATTAGTGGGCGGTGTTATCGGCGGCCTGATTTATCGCTGCCTGCTGGAAGACAAAAAGTAATTTCTTACCTGGCAATATTCTGTCAGGGCAGCCGCTATATCCCGCGTGTTTCCGCTTGCCATTGGGAAAATGAAGGGTATATCGGCTGCCCTGAATTATTTAACCTCTAACGACTTCAAACATCATAATGTCGCTGGTGAATGAACCGTCCAGCTCGATGGCAAAATGCTGCTGCACATCTTCAGAGAGTCCCTGTTGCAACGCGCGAATCGCAGTGACGAAATGCTCTGGCGTACGCATGCGCTCCACCCAACTGCTGAACTCCAGATAAAGCCGATCCGACGTCACCTCCCGAACCAACAATCCAGACTCTGTCAGCAGACTCAGCCATTCACCTGGCGCGTAATTGCGCACATGTGAAGTATCACGCAGTACCTCTACGGTTTGCAGATAGATATCCAACAGCGGATGCCCCGGTGCAACCACATCCATAAAGATGGCCCTGCCGCCCGGTTTCAATACTCGTCGAACCTCGCGCAGCGCCTGGCCGACGTCATGCCAGTGGTGCGCCGAGTAACGGCTGATCACCACATCAAAACTGGCATCGTAAAACGGCAGCGATTCTGCCACGCCCTGCTGCACCTGAATGTTGTTGAAACCTTTATCCTGCGCCGCCTGGCTTACCACATCCAACATCTGCGCCGATAAATCATAGGCCACCACCTGCGCCACTTTAGCCGCAGCAGTAAAGCTGGCATGCCCTGCGCCACAACCCAGATCCAGTAATTTGGCGTTGGCATGGGGTTCCAGCAGTCGTGCCAGCCGCTGTAAATCCTTTCCCTGTGCATGCACTGCACTGGTCAGGTAGGCGCTGGCCTGCTCACCAAACTGGCGGTCGACCGCATTTTTATGGCTATTGCTGATGCTCATAGGTGCTCCCTTTATTGTATGGCTTGCGCCTGTGCCGGATGGCTTTCAATGACTATAATTGGCTTATTATACGGGTACAATATAAGCAGTTATCCTAGTATCAGGAGGTACCAGTCTATGCAATCAGAAGCCTTATCCGGCCCTAAAGCCCTGGGGGCCTTCCTGCGTGCGCACCGGGAACGCATCACACCGGAAATGTTGGGTTTACCCAGCGCCCCACGCCGTCGCACCAGCGGCCTGCGCCGTGAAGAACTGGCACAAATCAGCGGTATCAGCGCCACCTGGTATACCTGGATCGAGCAGGGGCGCGAAGTTTCCATATCCCCCCATACGCTGGCACGCATTGCCAAAGCGCTACGGTTGGGAGCAGCCGAACGTCACTACCTGTTTACCCTGGCTCGGGTAGCCGATCCCGAACAGGAACAGCATCAGGAAACGGCGAACAGCGCCGTGTTGCAAAGCGTTCACCAGGTAACGGTGCCTTGCTACCTGCTGGATATCACCTGGAATGTCGTTGCCTGGAACCCGCAGGCGGAAAGCCTGTTCAGCGGTTGGCTGGGTCAGGCCGCTACCCCCAACCTGTTGCACTTTATGTTCTTCCATCCGTTGGCCAAAACCCTGGTCAGCGACTGGGATGACCGAGCGCGACGCGTGGTCGCCGAGTTTCGGGCCGAAACCAGTCACCATCAGAACACGGAAGAAATGCGTGCTTTCGTGCGTAACATGACGCACAACAGTGAGGCCTTTAACCACTGGTGGAAACAGCAGGACGTGCTGGCACGAGAAGGAGGCGAGCGTGCGTTTACCCACTTGCAACAGGGGACATTGCGCTATCGGCAACTGACGTTTAACCCGGCGGAAAATAGCGGGTTGAAGCTGGTGATGCTGATCCCTCTGCCGTAACTGGTAACAAATTCATAAACAGGTTTACCTGCCATTTATTTATTGGTTCATATAAACGCGCTAGGGTGATAGCTACCGATGATATCCATCATCCAGTAACGTTATTCATCTCCTTGAGGTAATCCTATGCAATCCGAAGAACAACGTCTTATCGATGGTCTGTTTGGCCGCTTGAAAGAAGCCGAGACCAAGACGGGCCAGAGGGATCTCCAGGCAGAGCAGCAAATCAACCAGCACATCCGTGAACAGCCTTCCGCGCCCTATTACATGGCGCAGGCGATGATCATTCAGGAAGCGGCGCTCAAACAGTTGGATCAGCGGGTGAAAGATCTGGAGAGCCAACTAGCCCAACAGCAGCAAAATAACGCCAGCCAGCCAAGCAGCGGCGGTTTTCTGGCCGGGCTGTTCGGCGGCGGTAACCGCAGCACGCCAAGCCCGCGCGAGCAGTATCAGGCACAACAGCAAAATAATGCGGCGTGGAACAATCAGACACAGCCGGGCTATGCTCAGCAACAGCAGCAACCGGCTTACAGCCAGCCACAACAGGCAGCACCTTCACGCGCGGGCGTTGCAGACCGCTGCCGGCGTGGCAGGCGGGGTGGTATTGGCCGATATGCTGACCGGCATGTTCCGTCACTCGCAACCGCAAGAGATTGTGAACATTATCGACGAGACCCCGGCAACGCCGGTGGATGACAGCGCGATGAGCAATTTCGACGCCTCCAACAACCTCGACACCTTCAACGGTGGCGATAGTCGCTTCCTCAATCAGGACAACGGTTTCCAGAACGCGGATTATCAAAACGATGATAATACCGACTTCTCTGATGACGACTACAGCGACGACGATTCGTTTATCTGATGCCGCCCCCTCTCCGCCTGGGGAGGGGTTTAATGTTTCTTGTTCCGCGCATCCTGGTCTACAGTTAACCCTTGCCAATGACCGCAAGTGACGAGAAACCATGCCGCAAATTCCCTCTACTCCCCCTTTTGTTAGCGCCCGCATGCTGATGCGTCCGCCGGTAGCCGACGATGTTGCCCGCTTTTACGCTATTTTTGGCGATCCGGAAACGCAACGCTTTAACCCCGCCGGGCCTGTCGCCAATGAGCAGTTGGCACAGCAGGCGCTGTCGGAGCGGATCGAAAGCTGGCGGCAGCACGGCTATGGTTCCTGGGCGATTGCGCTGCATGAACGGCCGGAGTGGATTATTGGATTTGGCGGGATTTCCTGGCGGCCGCTGGGGGCCCAACGTACGGTGAATCTGGGCTATCGTTTTGACACACAGGTTTGGGGCCGAGGATTGGCTACGGAACTGGCACAAGCCGCGCTGGAATATGGTTTCGAACAGCTACGGCTGGCAGAAATTTCCGCGATTGTTCGTGAAAAAAATCTGGCCTCGTGCCGCGTGTTGGAAAAAGCAGGTTTACGTCGGGTTGATACCCTCGATGACGTGCCCGGCGATACGCCCAGCCTGGTCTACAGCATCACGCGCAGGGACTATCAGGGCTACTGAACCGGAGGTTCGTCGTTGATTTTCGCCAGTTCCCGGCGGTAGGACTTCACCTTCTGGCGTTTCTTCAGCCAGGTGGTGGTGGATACGATAAAAATCAGCCCGGACATGGTCAGTACGCCGATCGGATGGCCGTAAAACACCATCAGGGCAAAGTAAATGGCAGAAACAATCGCTACCCATTTCGCCGTATTCCCCATCGTATTCTTTTCCTGACTTAAACGGCGGATGTGCTCTTCTTCACTGATTCCCATACTCTCTCCCGATTGGCTGAACGTTCCATTATATGGGGCCGGAACGCTGATATTTCAATCGATTAAAGGGTAAAGAAGCGTAAAGCTCAGCGGGTTTATTCGCCACGACGATGCAGATAGCGCTCCGGCAGCTCAAGCCCAGGCAAGGCGCTGCCGTCGTTGCGACCAAACAGCCGATAGCGGTTACGCGCCACCGCATTGTATAACGCATCCGCCAGCCGTTGCGGCAGAAAGCGAGCCAACGCCAGCAGGCGAAATGGCCAACCAAGCTGCCGCAGTGCCTGAAAGAACGCCGCCGAGCGCAGCCAATGCTGGCCCTGTGCCAGGTAAACAATGGAGTCAAAACGATCGGTAGGTAACGCCAGCCAGCGCAGAATGGCCTGCCCTTCCTCGGATTGCACCGTGGCCAGCAGGATCTTGCCCTGCCGATCGGCACGGATCAAAAATCGCACCAGCCCGTGGCACAGATTACATTCACCATCGAATAACAGCACCCGATCACCGGGTTGCAGATAAGGGGGGAGTCCTGGCCGATTCATCCTGCCTCCTGAGGGGTTGCCACCAGACTAACGCGCATTCCCCCTCAGTGCCAGCAGGCCCGTTTAAGGCGCAGGCGGGGCCGGAGGGTTATCCGGTAATGCCACCACAGAGATACGCACCTCATAATGTTTGGCACTGCCGGCCGGGATCACCGACGTTAGCTTATTGATGGTTTCAGTTGGATTATCACTGGCGGAAGTCGCGCAAAATAGCTCGCCCCCGTGGCAGAAACCCGGTTTGGGCATATGCCCGCCAGGGAATGGCGGCAAGCGGAAGCCTTGCTCAGGCGGCGGTGGGGCATTTTTATCGGCCGGAGCCGGAGCGGAAAGCGCACTGACGCTGAACAGCGTCATGCCAGCCAGAAAAGGCAGTGCCAGTAGTTTGACGGTATTTTTCATGTTATTGACCTCATTTGCCGGGATTGGATTTAACCTACTCCGCCCCCGGCCCATGAGAAAGTCGCTTTTCACGACCTTTTCACCCCCGATGATCTTTGCTTACATACCACCGCTAACGTGATGAAAGCTTAAGGATTATGTAAAGAGTCATCGGGGGCTGCTTCCTGTATGACATTACTTGCCGCTGGTCAGCGTGCTGTAACTGGTCATCAGGTTACGGTAATCAGGGATATGATTGGCAAACAGCGCCCCCAGCCCTTCCACATCGTTACGCCAGTCACGGTGCAGCTCACAGGCAACGCCGAACCAGGTCATCAACTGCGCGCCTTCGGCTTCCATCCGGCTCC is part of the Serratia quinivorans genome and encodes:
- a CDS encoding Predicted membrane protein → MSQTLLRVRDGHGASVSFSELLFDLIYVFAVTQLSHYLLHHLTLTGALETLLLWFAVWLAWQYTAWVTNWFNPDTRPIRILLFAIMLLGLFASSALPQAFGERGLTFALFYVAIQVGRSLVVLNLLPAHHPLKQNFQRILGWMCISAIFWILGGLTEGNHRLLLWAVAVLCEYVSPMFGFRLPVLGRSDSSSEWTIEGHHLAERCQLFVIVALGETILITGSTLSEMESWTAPVLIASLVAFLGSLAMWWVYFDTSSKAGSHAISQAANPGQLGAYFHYVHVVLVGAIIVCAVANELVIAHPDGHINNVTAAVLLLGPAIYLLANALYKRLVYRRFPLSHLLGLIALAVLAPIAYLTDLLMVNGLTTLIMVAVAVWESISRGKASQANRDAII
- a CDS encoding Predicted acetyltransferase involved in intracellular survival and related acetyltransferases, with product MTQQIIPLTECPEFSDVCAAWAFGQWGSQRGGSLERTRQRFAQCAQPSEDYTTLLMLEDGRPLGMASLWPSDDHHRMDLSPWLAGVFVHPDHRRQGIAQRLEAAIVQLARQRNHPVLHLITDKSEPLYTGWGWQTIERRQQYDGQVVVMEKRL
- the ydgH_1 gene encoding putative biofilm stress and motility protein A; this encodes MKLLPGIAAVLLAAASFSSFAAPLSSVKQVNTEQASGLQSLGVVSVSGVSGSPADAVHALKEKAQADGASHLRIIGLDTPGDSSNWRGNAEIYR
- the fhuA_2 gene encoding Ferric hydroxamate uptake: MNNTQRGWWCALPLAACACVPAIGADKTAEKGETLVVVGQAQADGVQSYQPLTSVTGTRTETSLLDVPQAIDVVPQQVITDQAVSSLDEALYNVSGITQANTLGGTQDAVMKRGFGDNRDGSILRDGVRSVQARNFTPTTERVEVLKGPASMLYGMGEPGGMINMITKKPQLQQHTHVEGWGSSFKGGGGQLDVTGPLGTSGFAYRMIVDHDETDYWRNFGRNRQTVIAPSLMWFGESTTVRVAYEHMEYLVPFDRGTIIDSRTGKPVNTPRDRRFDESYNATRGDQDSVTLQVDQVLNESWKSSLTYAYSRNSYSDNQARALALDPETGVLSRQADSTAHAVSHANAVQLTLNGDVDWGSINHQMLFGFDFEDNRTYRGDMIRGKKNSDFNIYNPVYGQMPTSNAVSAKDSDQRENLTSYGWFMQDSVQLTDKWLVMGGLRYDAFDVFAGKGRPFVTNTDSSDGKLVPRAGVVYKLTPYVSLYSSYTESFKPNSSIASQIGSLPPEQGKAWEVGSKVELPNGVTGTLALFDITKRNVMVSELVNGETVTRTAGRVRSQGVELDVAGNITDSLSLIGSYAYTDARVVDDPDNKGKEMTNVARHTASLFLTQDLGSPGLYSGDNLRMGAGARYVGRRPGDAANSFNLDNYTVADAFAAYIMPVNGYRVKWQLNVKNLFDKTYYPSSGGNLRVAVGGTT
- the aqpZ gene encoding Bacterial nodulin-like intrinsic protein, with product MSKRLFAEFFGTFWLVFGGCGSAVLAAAFPQLGIGFLGVALAFGLTVVTMAYAVGHISGGHFNPAITVGLFAGGRFAAKDVIPYVIAQVIGGIAAAAVLYLIASGKAGFDATGGGFASNGYGEHSPGGYSLQSAIVIELVLTAFFLIVIHGVTDKRAPAGFAPLAIGLTLTLIHLISIPVTNTSVNPARSTGVAIFQGTWALQQLWVFWLVPLVGGVIGGLIYRCLLEDKK
- a CDS encoding Phospholipid N-methyltransferase — encoded protein: MLNATRLQLKNHFSYLQQFMASPRTIGTLAPSSPWLCQAMLNQIEWTGALSIAELGAADGVLTKRILGRMRADASLEAFEIQSNFVHQLRKIDDRRLQVMDRSAEQMARDYDVVFSCLPLLSIPLKISIRILQQAQQCLRARNGTLVLFQYSHLSEKLLSRYFHWKRLRVVRNFPPALVYVCTPR
- a CDS encoding ferrichrome/ferrioxamine B periplasmic transporter, whose amino-acid sequence is MRNSLIFLLLSLLFGFFGVQAKMVTDITGRQVEVPDNPQRIVLGESRMLYTLALLEPGNPAQRIVGWPEDMARFDAQSWQLYTQKFPQIKAIPSISKGNFRQVNIENLIRLKPDLVILARYAREEGDSDLLLSALSKAGIAVIYVDLRVDLLNNTVPSVRLLGEVLNRQPRAEQFINFYQQHMAVIQQRLAGYQGPKPKVMLHLHLGRRETCCTTAAHGNLGDLLTFAGGDNIANASIKGVYGELNPETILTANPDIYIATGMAGPQGKHFSDLRLGPLVTQQEADESFSRVMQKQPMLANLKAIKNHQAWSIWHNFYLSPYHVVAVEMFAKTFYPDLFADINPQQTFKQLYQQFLPLPFSGTYWSQLNNE